The genomic window TTTTCATGGTATAAAAGagaacgtatatatatatatatatatatataataaaataatatattcataaaaggATATTGATAAATGTTTAATAACTTcagaattttaaattttaacaaaaagaTAACGAGAAAAAgttattagatatattattattgtgcAAAACTATGGAgttaattcaatttttctgtattagttaaatatatgtagtattaaaaatttatggaTGAATACGATATATATAGTTCTTACGTTTATATGtcaatgatatattaaattaatgaacTAAATCTAGTGGTATATTAATGGATAGTAtacaaaaatgttatttttgttttttcgttATAACCATCATCtaaaagtatttatatttcttcaaAATACTAAATAATCTTTAgggataataaaaataaatatattttttctgcaATCTTATGacaatatgtatttatttacgtATTTTCACTATTTATGGTTgttttctataaatatattaaaaataattttaacattattttaagcaaaaaacaattaatatagtttatattgttaattacaaatttttttttaagctaatattttaaataaaaggaaataagaaaatttttttttttaatatataattcataaatttaGGCTCACGATTTAGACTTACATTACAACCTATTTATAAAGAATAGTGCATATTTATTAGTATAATTTTAGTTTTAGTAGaaattgtatgtataatattactaatattatgAACTAGTAAACTTCTCCAAAAATCATGTGAACACGTACATtgattgttttattataacacttacaaaaatgttaatttaattatattttttaaaaattacttaaatatctataaaaaggtaaactaataaacaaatataagcATTCTTATtctttatctatttataaaaaaacattatacaataaaaattattttaatttttatatattttaacaataacTGCACTATATACTATtcgttttttattacattcctttttaaaatttatatttattcaaaaataaaatataataaataaatttaaaaacattttattagaaaataatattatatattatacttataaatCACAAcgttcaaaatatatatcacaaGAATAAAGTATTATgctttatttacatataaaataaatatatacttgtgGATTATgtagtattttatatatgaaatttttaaaatatttaatatatggtGGAATATTGCACAtcgtttaaaaaatataaaagtaattgTGCAAGTTATtgcttttttcatttattataactCTTATTATAATGTTGTATAATTAAcatcatttataaataataattatttaaaaaaaaaaaaaaatgtttgaaatattataattattaataggtaaacttcattaaaattagttattatcaactttatatataggaaaatatattatctatattctatACGATATATACGCAGAATTCTAGATTCTATAATAAATTGAATATTAAGaagtaatatattgttttttatttttataaaggttaaaaaaatatataatatatatagtgtaatatgttaaaatgtatatttttagtatatatgaatgatttcaatttactttattttaataataattagttttttttttaaaaaaagattaagatataaattatgtaatgcATTTATAATGTTATCTTACTTTGCTAATgttatgaaatataatatagttaaatataatacataaaattattatgaaaaaataaaaaatattaaaaattaaattttaaaataaatatagcttttttttatcactagaagtatattttatctttacagttttttcgtatataacatatcagattattaaaaatttaaatcatGGAACAAAGAATTaagttacttttttttattaagtttTCAAAGTTTATGCTTTTAATATGGATATGTCATTTTTACAATGATATAGTACGATAGAATTATTATAGTACATTTCgcttatacatattttctcggttttgaatataataatatattttttttaaattatatttttattctattaaaaatataatattaacatttttttatttttttagagctcctttaacaatattttggaagataatttaaatcttattagaaaattagaaataagaaattaccgattactagcaaaatataaaaagaaaaaggattTAAATATTGTATCGTTAAAGGAAGATATAGCAGACAACAGAGAGTGCGAGAAAAAagcaatatataataatgaaaatgtgttcataaaaaaaaagaaacagtCTAATAGATGCCCATTAAATAAGGCGCAATACTACACAGAATTTGtggattataataatggaatttttgatggaaaatattttcattttgaaaagaaatggattaagaaaaaagattatgattcttttcttgaaaaaaaaaggagaatgagagatataaaattaaaaaaaatcaaatttaGAAGTTACGGATTTGgagttttcatattttttctttttttcttgtttggAATAGGATTACCCATATTATATGGATTAAATTATTTGGAAAAAGTGTTATCACCTTTGGATAGTCTTCTACAATCAGATGGAGGGGACGCAAAAATGTATTCTTTTCTAATACTATTTGGAATAgttatcattatattatctgtaataattttagtatCAATTCCTAAAAtcttaagaaataatgaaaaatataaaaaaattaagtatatgACAGAGcgaaatgaataattttgACTATATAGTTTTTTACAAGCTGCTTATAAATACGATGTAATTTCTATGATATTTTTAGtggtatatacataataaacgtaattttaatctttataaaatgataaatactcgtgtgtacatataggatatattatgtatcatagcaaaaaattatattcttcattttgttGTAAATTAGGATGTACGATTTGTTTACAGTATActtcttaatttattaattaatttataataaatacatataacataatatatatatttgtgtatttatattaattttcatgaaaaatacatatatatgctttaaaataaataagtattatcaaaatacatacatttttattgaattcttgtgataacaatattttaaataataagtgCTACTATATATCTTATAACCCATTCTCGTCTAGAACCGTCAATTGTTCTGGTTATTAACAAAAAGTGGTATAATCTTTAGTTAGTacaaattttactttttttatattttatgaaatgaatgatatatatttattgatactgatatgtatatatatattttttgtttaatttacagaaaaaattaatatttattttatatgataaattacatgtaaaatattttatataaagtaCAATTTGTAAATTTCTATCTCacagtatatattaatattatttgaatCACATAAAcgtgaaataataaatatataatgaaaaaacattCTTTGTAAATTTcgattatttataattgtttaGTAAAACTGTGATTCCATatcatattaaataaagttttataaaaaattgtcattttattattgtgcTTAATTCTAGTGTTAATCAAATTTTGAAGATATTAATTGaatgtatattaaattgATAATCTATAAATAAAGGCATTAtgttgtttttattttttatgcaattcaataatttaattaattagtaaattttaataatatattaatttatattatgtacaaatTCTTTTGTCTATCTGCGATAGAATagtatttctaaaaatttattatatatctgtaataatctaaattatcataaaaagtaataaaagtaaatatatattttttttataataatttcttcatatatatgaatttatttatatatttatgctacATTAaagtgtatataaatatataagtaattatttaatattaatttaagaatatatattaattaatattatatatattgaccAATAACAACTCTTTCTTATTTATACTgctaatttattaaataaaataaaactaaaaaaataagaatttttttttttacacaatttataaatacaaatgtaGGTTTTAGGTTAGAGTTCGAAAGATAGTATTAAGGTTATTTCTAAGGATTAGTAATATCTTATTAGGGAATTTTTAGTTTTAGtataaatagtatatatgttattattaatattgagTATTTCATTGGTGTTATAGCATATAAGGTGAcaaatacttttattatttttttattgcactttcgtattttttatttaattttattttatagatattactttcatttgcataatataataaagaaataagaaaaaaatatatgcgtttttattaatgaacacatgaaaaaaataaaatattgaacCATGGATATCACAATAATAGTAGGTataagtattaatatatatactttttttttactttattatatagcattaatatttcttctaaaaatatatatatttgaaaaaaggaatacaTAATAAGTACAAGGATATAATAACAATTCGTTTACAAGCAATATGAATTAAACgtaatttaaaattgtattttacaaagattgttataaaaaaaataataaattatcatttatttaacttataaatatatattacattatagaTTTTGTATAATCCAGAAAACtagattttttaaatatattattgctcattaaaaatttaaagtggtgtcattaatataatataatataaaatgttatatgaTGTATACTTCATTTAGCATTGCTATTATTAgattattatgataattaatattacataaCATTAATTTCAACTTCACAAAAATAGaatgttcataaaattagaattattattataaaaacattgcTAAAATTAGTTATTATCTCACTACAGGGAAAATGTATTACCTATATTCCCTACATTCTATATTCTACTTAAACTATGTATTCGGATATAATCAGcaaacttatatttttattttaatttattcataacggaataataaaaaattatttaattactctactatattaaataaatatattatatattttaaatatttatatatgaattaatattattttttcttaataaaaattagtttcttaaaagtaaaataaacgTAGGAATTCTATCGTATATTCTTAAACATACTTTTCTTTGTGTCTactcttaaaaatattatatgtaccttttttatttaatgattTTAAGAAACAATAAAGGATAATAGAAAagcatattaaataaataaagaattattttttattattaaaataatattatactattgtaaatttattatttcctaaTTAAGTTACAGCATTAAAATTCTATATCAtggaaattaaaattataatactcttacttgttaaaatttttgccTTTATCTTTTTACCTTGGAGatcatattttaacaatGATATGGTATGATAATTCTATTAGAAAATATTTGGTTTATTGCTATTTTTCaagttttgtttttattgaTAAGTTATcttgaaataaaattttataatctTTAAATAACTAATGtttactttgtttttttagaTTTTGTTTAACAACTCTCTGAATGAGATGTGCATTTTTCGTAGAAAATTAGGTACAAGAGTTCGTCGATTACTTTCAAGATATAAACAGGATAtgtattcaaatattttaggAATAAAGGATGATTTACCGTATAATGGagaaaataacaaaaaaagtgTGTATAGTAAtgaaaatgacaaaaaagtAAGAACGAAATCAACAAAGGGaagttcattaaataaaGCGGGAAATCATAAACAAGATAAGAACTATAATTCATGTATTTTCgaaactaaaaaatattcccgttttgaaaaaaaaatattcaaagaacttgACTATGaggattttcttaaaaaaaacaggACAATTAGTGATAaattgtacaaaaaaattatacttaaaaaatatggattaCGACTTTCATtcctttattattgtttttgttattattcttatCGCTCATTTTAGATTTATCTGGAGAATTTGGACTTCAAAATATGTTGCGTAAGGTATTAAATATTTCGGGAGCTAAAGATTGGATGGAAAATCTTGGGCATAATTTTAGTAAGTCTATAGGGAATTCTTGGGCTACATActtaaaacaattttttacaCCTGCGTTTGGGAGCTATAACAAACCCAGCgtattttctaatttatttgGTACTGTAATTTATTTCGTACCTTTCATTATAATGGGTGTCACAATTATATCAtggattattttttatcataaaaaggttaagaaatatgaaaaaattaagtttagaaaaatgtaaaatgtaGAGTAAGGAATATgctttcttttaaaataagtttttaataataaatattatctgTAATATCTTTAGTGATTtcctaataaaaataactacaattgcataaattttataaatattcacaTACGCGGCCTTCATTATACATAAGTAAAATACGTTTTTCGTTTATTAgtatatttcaaatttttattatttttcaattcgtattataaagaatttgttcatattaataaaatgtatttgtcacaattatatttattttttatttaaatatatttttataaaaataatatacatgtacattaaaattaatatataattcaacaactattatattttatagaattcttgtaataatttacatttcatataaaatgcgttgctttttattttatatgttattctAGTCCAAATGGTTATTTTATCATGTTAcaaagaatttttatttttagatttAAATTAgcaatatatgtgtattgttttatatataacagaagaatataaatatattttattgtgaagatatgtatatatatatatctattactaattacaaaatgtaatattaatCCTATAAAATATGCttcatgaaaaatatatcataaggtataattattgtaaaaccattttaatttaattttagtaCTTTTTACATGATATAAATTTGaggatataaatatatatgatgaaaaaatatctttattaaatgttgattatttatatatatcatccaGGTAATAGAGTGTGTAAggttataattaaaatgaatatttagtatcattcattataaaatttaaatttggTGTTAactaaatttataaaagcgaattaaataaatattatattcaaaatttataaataaataaaagatatataatttttattttttacattatcaaaatattatattaataaattaaatgtttacatatataaatagacagtatctacaattttttttttttttaattgtaaaattttaagtatgtatatatatataggtaaaaAGCTATGTAGTCATTAACAATATTGAAacaatatatgtttttctgcattaatataataatgcgtatatatatttatatatatatttcctattttcaatgtatacaaatatattaaataaggagttaatatgtattttgagatgtatataaatacgcataatttatattgataactaataattcatttatatttataattctacttttctaaataaaatttaattaaaatttttttttaattttattttagttaattttttGGTACATAACCTTGTTTTTTTAGTGATGTAAGTTTTAGTTAGTTCtattagtaaaatattatatattttctgtaTCAGAGTTAATTAAgtataatgtatttaattttagaataataatgtttttcTCCTAATATTGGTaactaatattaatatattaaatatacttttttagaGATTCTAACGAAAAATATGAgataatgttaatatatattatagttattatatttacaaaaaaaaaaaataaagaagaattatTCAGTTAATGATATAACAtgttgatatttttttctttggaaaaatatactaaagTGATATGAATTTTGAAACTTATATATGCAATCATTAATGAGTAATGAAAGTGAAAAAACAGCTAATaagaatttaatataaaatatttgtgttttttgttatataatatgaagtattactatatattattaaaatattttcttctgtgggtattatatatatatgcatgtaaaataagtatattacgatatatatatatgcatatatttttttttttttttgtttttttagtaatttttgaataattttaaaatatttatatgtgtatatgaatattgaatataaattacatatgcacatatacttGTAATAAGTTCTTCATATTCTcgattttttgtttttattgcAGATTTATACTTCTAACTTTTatctcatttttttgtttctactttttttgcatttaatacttgaaaaattaaaattaaaaataaaatcttattaaattttaatggaATTACAaggtataaaaattattatatttaagaaaaagtaGAATTGGTGTTCTACTATTGTCATGAAGTCAATGAATCGTggatataatataaactgATATAATAACTGTTGTGATATATGTAGttataattgtaaattttcttttattttgtacacATTGTGTGCTTTATTTCATTGTATCGATATGTATTCGTGGAGTTtatgttcataaatattaataaaaataataaagtagaATTTCGCGAATGaacattatatgtatgtaagaaTTAAGAATAcgataaatatgaataatacaaACTTTTTTTTCGATTACTTATATCTCTATGAAAATCATTTATTCAACGAGAAAGTTACGCAGGAAAAAGAGAAGATGGAGAAGAAGAGAAACCAAACATAGCAAGGATGGACAGGAgaaattccaaaaaaaaaaaaaaagaaaaaaaaagaacagtaaatcatataaaatgttatttctTATGAAACgaaatatgaatttataactgctaattttaaaaccattatattttccttttatttatacgTTAAGACAACAGTTACAAagatatttttctaaaaatgaaGATGGATATGAACGTATGTGTTTAACGAATGagtcagaaaaaaaaggaagataatttaaataaaatatttttctaaattatttgtttttccctttattctcataaaaaggagaaaaactGAGAAAATTAGCTTCTAATTATGTATTTGGAAATTAGGAATATAAGAAAtgaaatcatatatattaaagaatttatatttgttacaCATGT from Plasmodium malariae genome assembly, chromosome: 13 includes these protein-coding regions:
- the PmUG01_13060800 gene encoding fam-m protein, coding for MEQRIKLLFFIKFSKFMLLIWICHFYNDISSFNNILEDNLNLIRKLEIRNYRLLAKYKKKKDLNIVSLKEDIADNRECEKKAIYNNENVFIKKKKQSNRCPLNKAQYYTEFVDYNNGIFDGKYFHFEKKWIKKKDYDSFLEKKRRMRDIKLKKIKFRSYGFGVFIFFLFFLFGIGLPILYGLNYLEKVLSPLDSLLQSDGGDAKMYSFLILFGIVIIILSVIILVSIPKILRNNEKYKKIKYMTERNE